The Vicia villosa cultivar HV-30 ecotype Madison, WI linkage group LG1, Vvil1.0, whole genome shotgun sequence genome includes a region encoding these proteins:
- the LOC131661430 gene encoding uncharacterized protein LOC131661430 — translation MEVVFDDDSDEYDTELDEEDGNLIDYDIEDGDQEGKSKKGKEKWEANKEDFKGSDNESEDLEGECDCGDKSRFRRKKYPIFKIQKDMSNYKWEVGTYFTSKDDFKEAITSYVVQSGRYLRYTKKDKIRVRVRCKDGWEWEVYCAKLSNEDSWQLRKVVDTPSC, via the coding sequence ATGGAGGTAGTATTTGATGATGACTCTGATGAGTATGACACTGAGTTGGATGAGGAAGATGGTAACCTAATTGACTATGACATTGAAGATGGTGATCAAGAGGGGAAAAGCAAAAAAGGTAAAGAAAAGTGGGAAGCAAACAAAGAAGATTTTAAAGGTAGTGATAATGAAAGTGAGGATCTTGAAGGTGAATGTGATTGTGGAGATAAAAGTAGATTTAGGAGAAAGAAGTATCCAATATTCAAGATACAAAAGGATATGTCAAATTACAAATGGGAAGTGGGAACATATTTTACTTCAAAAGATGATTTCAAGGAAGCAATTACCTCTTATGTAGTCCAATCTGGAagatacttaaggtacactaaaAAGGACAAGATAAGGGTTAGGGTTAGGTGTAAAGATGGATGGGAATGGGAAGTTTATTGTGCTAAGTTGTCTAATGAGGATTCTTGGCAACTAAGAAAAGTAGTAGACACTCCAAGTTGTTAA
- the LOC131621373 gene encoding homeobox-leucine zipper protein HOX11-like: MELALSLGDTPKLPFSFLDKPTKDPLQPSFFSRNSEEKSSSSDPPIQLDLLPFTPVLRSHHPSSHLPIPWLTQPCGPVRELDVNRFPATTEDVDDGASLSSPSSSVSPFPMDFSMRNNNAEYGGRNKRENEGEAERASDDDENGSTRKKLRLSKDQSAFLEESFKEHTTLNPKQKLALAKQLNLSPRQVEVWFQNRRARTKLKQTEVDCEYLKRCCETLTEENRRLQKELQELRALKTTQPFYMQLPATTLTMCPSCERVATNPCNNQSNNKTRGLPFSNGQAQQQAQAQVQAHQIPS, encoded by the exons ATGGAGCTTGCTTTGAGCTTAGGTGACACTCCAAAATTACCCTTTTCTTTCCTTGACAAACCCACCAAAGATCCATTACAACCAAGCTTCTTCTCAAGAAATTCCGAGGAAAAATCGAGCTCCTCAGATCCACCTATTCAACTAGACCTTCTTCCTTTCACTCCTGTTCTTAGATCTCATCATCCTTCTTCTCATCTTCCCATTCCTTGGCTCACTCAACCAT gtGGACCGGTGAGGGAGCTAGATGTGAACCGTTTTCCGGCGACAACGGAGGACGTCGACGACGGCGCGTCACTGTCATCACCCAGCAGTTCCGTGTCTCCGTTTCCAATGGATTTCAGTATGAGAAACAACAATGCTGAATATGGAGGAAGAAACAAGAGAGAAAACGAAGGTGAAGCTGAAAGAGCCAGTGATGATGATGAAAATGGGTCAACTCGGAAGAAACTCAGACTCTCTAAAGACCAATCGGCTTTTCTCGAAGAAAGCTTCAAAGAACACACCACCTTAAATCCA AAGCAAAAACTTGCACTGGCAAAACAGTTGAATCTTAGTCCTCGTCAAGTGGAAGTTTGGTTTCAAAACAGAAGAGCAAG AACAAAGTTGAAGCAAACGGAGGTAGATTGTGAGTATTTGAAGAGATGTTGTGAGACATTAACAGAAGAGAATAGAAGGTTACAAAAGGAGCTTCAAGAGCTTAGAGCATTGAAAACTACTCAACCATTCTACATGCAACTTCCAGCTACCACTCTTACTATGTGTCCTTCTTGTGAACGTGTGGCTACAAACCCTTGCAACAATCAATCCAACAACAAGACAAGGGGATTGCCTTTCTCTAATGGACAGGCTCAACAACAGGCCCAAGCCCAAGTCCAAGCCCATCAGATTCCTTCATGA